The proteins below are encoded in one region of Planctomycetaceae bacterium:
- a CDS encoding MoxR family ATPase — DRIREHSEPFRRIVDQIGQVLVAQERLVHRMLIGLLANGHLLIEGVPGLAKTTAVSSLARAVNTGFQRLQFTPDLLPADLIGTLVYRPQDQTFVVQKGPIFSNLILADEINRAPAKVQSALLEAMQERQVTIGSETFPLEEPFLVMATQNPIEQEGTYQLPEAQTDRFMLKVIVDYPNRSEELQILRRMSRTQAKFDIQPVTSPAEIMIARSLLDEIHVAEAVENYIVDLVMATRKPEAYGLKIADLIQFGGSPRATIYLTLAAKANAFLAGRGYVVPQDVRDLAADVLRHRVMITYEAEAEDRTSDSIVNQILEHIPVP; from the coding sequence GACAGGATCCGTGAACACAGCGAACCGTTTCGTCGGATTGTCGACCAGATCGGTCAGGTGCTGGTCGCGCAGGAACGGCTGGTGCATCGGATGCTGATCGGCCTGCTGGCGAACGGACACCTGCTTATCGAAGGCGTGCCGGGTCTGGCCAAAACGACGGCTGTCTCCAGTCTTGCCAGAGCGGTCAACACGGGTTTTCAGCGGCTGCAGTTTACACCCGACCTGTTGCCCGCGGACTTGATCGGAACGCTTGTTTATCGACCGCAGGACCAGACGTTTGTGGTGCAGAAGGGACCCATCTTTTCGAATCTGATTCTGGCCGATGAAATCAATCGGGCTCCTGCGAAGGTGCAGAGTGCTTTGCTGGAAGCCATGCAGGAACGTCAGGTCACGATCGGTTCGGAGACGTTTCCGCTGGAGGAGCCGTTTCTGGTGATGGCGACTCAAAACCCGATCGAACAGGAAGGTACCTATCAGCTTCCGGAAGCCCAGACAGATCGCTTCATGCTGAAAGTGATTGTGGACTACCCGAACCGCAGTGAGGAACTTCAGATTCTGCGGCGGATGAGCCGGACTCAGGCGAAGTTCGATATTCAGCCGGTCACTTCGCCAGCGGAAATCATGATCGCTCGAAGTCTGCTGGACGAAATCCACGTCGCGGAAGCGGTGGAGAACTACATCGTCGATCTTGTCATGGCGACGCGCAAGCCGGAAGCTTACGGGCTGAAAATTGCCGATCTGATCCAGTTCGGTGGTTCGCCGCGAGCCACCATCTACCTGACTCTGGCCGCGAAGGCCAACGCATTTCTGGCGGGCCGGGGATATGTCGTGCCGCAGGATGTCCGGGATCTGGCTGCCGACGTGCTGCGTCATCGCGTGATGATTACCTACGAAGCGGAAGCGGAAGACCGAACCAGCGATTCGATCGTCAATCAGATTCTGGAACACATTCCGGTGCCGTGA
- a CDS encoding DUF58 domain-containing protein: MIPREIIRRIRRIQIRTSHRVDELLAGTWHSAFKGRGIEFEEVRPYQMGDDVRAIDWNVTARSDQPYVKLFREERELAVMLLVDLSGSQDFGTHRQTKRDLVAELGATLAMSAIRNNDRVGLTLFTDEIEKSIPPRKGSRHVLRLIRELLYCELVGSRTNLRRVLEHLNRTAKRRTVVFLISDFQDSGFESTFRVARRKHDIIPVVISDPREGEMPDVGLVRLRDSETGEVVMLDTSSRRNRDEFANLYRQQTEARDAMFRRQKLEPIHLTTGHDLVEPLRKYFHRRENRS, translated from the coding sequence ATGATCCCTCGTGAAATCATTCGCAGAATTCGCCGCATCCAGATTCGTACGTCTCACCGAGTCGACGAACTTCTGGCCGGAACGTGGCATTCCGCGTTCAAGGGACGCGGCATTGAATTCGAAGAAGTACGTCCGTATCAGATGGGTGACGACGTGCGAGCCATTGACTGGAACGTCACCGCCCGCAGCGATCAGCCCTACGTGAAGCTGTTTCGCGAAGAACGCGAACTTGCCGTCATGCTGCTGGTCGACCTGAGCGGTTCGCAGGATTTTGGCACTCATCGGCAGACCAAACGGGATCTGGTGGCGGAACTCGGTGCGACGCTGGCCATGTCGGCGATCAGGAACAACGATCGTGTCGGTCTGACACTGTTCACCGACGAAATCGAAAAGAGCATTCCGCCTCGAAAAGGCTCACGGCATGTACTGCGACTGATCCGGGAACTGCTGTACTGCGAACTGGTCGGCAGCCGCACGAACCTGCGGCGAGTTCTGGAGCACCTGAACCGCACGGCAAAGCGGCGCACCGTGGTGTTTCTGATCAGCGATTTTCAGGACAGCGGTTTTGAATCGACGTTCCGGGTGGCTCGCCGTAAGCACGACATCATTCCCGTGGTCATCAGCGATCCTCGTGAGGGAGAAATGCCGGACGTGGGACTGGTCCGACTGCGCGATTCAGAAACGGGCGAAGTCGTGATGCTGGACACGTCCAGCCGCCGAAATCGCGACGAGTTCGCGAATCTTTACCGGCAGCAAACGGAGGCACGCGATGCCATGTTTCGCCGGCAGAAACTGGAACCGATCCACCTGACCACGGGCCACGATCTGGTTGAACCACTGCGGAAGTACTTTCACCGGCGTGAGAATCGTTCATGA
- a CDS encoding DUF4381 family protein, translated as MLVSSTSVQVAEPFRLELSVTAPVGTTVVLPAVPPQLGGFDVLDQDDLPDIPAGEGEGQRLWTRRLTLDSITSGDLMIPPLEVRIFDGQRSQTLMTEAIPVRVVSVLEGRSDPTQFRDIKTVVDVEIPKAPSRAWLWWTLAGIGASAVSVAAIVAVRRRRSWISPTDWALRELHRVRSSDALAEADSETVFRRLSDILRNFLELRFDIAAPVLSNDELLRTLKSGNDIRSEATVRAAAVLQLADQVRFASLQLTGPELLAAVDDAQYVVEHAVDSDRPRSDVQSADRSGELA; from the coding sequence GTGTTGGTATCGTCGACTTCCGTGCAGGTCGCCGAACCGTTTCGTCTGGAGCTGTCCGTGACGGCGCCCGTCGGCACAACCGTTGTTCTTCCCGCCGTGCCGCCGCAGTTGGGCGGCTTTGACGTACTCGATCAAGACGACCTGCCGGACATTCCCGCCGGCGAAGGCGAAGGTCAAAGACTGTGGACTCGACGGCTGACTCTGGACAGCATCACGTCCGGTGATCTGATGATCCCGCCACTGGAAGTTCGGATCTTCGACGGTCAGCGTTCTCAGACTCTGATGACCGAAGCGATCCCGGTCCGCGTGGTCAGTGTTCTGGAAGGCAGGTCCGATCCGACACAGTTCCGCGACATCAAGACGGTTGTGGACGTTGAAATTCCGAAAGCACCATCGCGAGCCTGGCTGTGGTGGACACTGGCGGGGATCGGCGCGTCGGCAGTGTCTGTGGCTGCGATTGTCGCGGTTCGTCGTCGTCGATCCTGGATCTCGCCGACTGACTGGGCACTGCGAGAACTGCACCGAGTTCGCAGCAGCGATGCATTGGCGGAAGCTGACAGCGAAACTGTTTTTCGGCGTCTTTCCGACATTCTGCGGAACTTTCTGGAACTGCGGTTCGACATCGCTGCTCCGGTTCTCTCGAACGATGAACTGCTGCGAACTCTGAAATCCGGAAACGACATCCGTTCCGAAGCCACTGTTCGTGCGGCCGCCGTCCTGCAATTGGCAGATCAGGTTCGCTTCGCCAGCCTGCAGCTCACGGGACCGGAACTTCTGGCGGCCGTCGACGATGCTCAGTACGTGGTCGAACACGCGGTGGACAGTGACAGGCCGCGATCCGATGTGCAATCCGCTGATCGATCGGGGGAGTTGGCGTGA
- a CDS encoding VWA domain-containing protein: MFHSPWYFILLPLVPVVAWRLFARRRLLAVRFSSVALARRMQPTLRQRLVWLPNALTIAALLLLIVGAARPREGREQAVSESEGIAIELVVDRSGSMQAMDFQIDGEHVDRLTAIKNVAGKFVSGGDGLEGRFSDLVGLVTFAGYADGVTPPTLDHSFLVAQLNNAQIVNSRSEDGTAIGDAISLAVEKLSALDARQKKKVKSKVIILLTDGENNAGELDPVQAAELAQTMGIRIYTIGVGTRGQAPMPVSDPFSGRTVMQWVPVNIDEDTLTKVANVTGGQYFRATDTDSLQKVYTEIDQMEKTAVEARHYVDYRELAVQSWFVSGMKLPAVLMMAFVLLAARLVLQQTWLRELT; this comes from the coding sequence ATGTTTCATTCTCCCTGGTACTTTATTCTCTTGCCGCTGGTTCCAGTTGTCGCATGGCGGCTGTTCGCCAGACGCCGCCTGCTCGCCGTGCGCTTCAGTTCGGTCGCACTGGCGCGGCGGATGCAGCCCACGCTTCGACAACGGCTGGTCTGGCTGCCGAATGCGTTGACAATCGCGGCGCTGCTGCTGCTGATTGTCGGAGCGGCGCGGCCGCGTGAAGGACGCGAACAGGCGGTGTCAGAAAGCGAAGGCATTGCGATCGAACTTGTCGTTGACCGCAGCGGCAGCATGCAGGCCATGGATTTTCAGATTGACGGAGAACACGTCGACCGGCTGACGGCCATCAAAAACGTAGCCGGCAAGTTCGTTTCCGGCGGTGATGGCCTGGAAGGGCGATTCAGCGATCTGGTCGGTCTGGTGACGTTCGCGGGCTACGCCGACGGCGTCACGCCTCCCACTCTGGACCATTCGTTTCTCGTGGCTCAGCTAAACAATGCTCAAATCGTCAACAGTCGCAGCGAAGACGGTACGGCCATCGGCGACGCCATTTCACTGGCCGTGGAAAAGCTAAGTGCCCTGGATGCTCGCCAAAAGAAGAAGGTGAAAAGCAAAGTCATCATTCTGCTGACAGACGGTGAAAACAACGCCGGTGAGCTCGATCCGGTCCAGGCCGCTGAACTTGCGCAGACGATGGGCATTCGGATTTACACGATCGGTGTCGGTACCCGAGGTCAGGCTCCCATGCCCGTTTCCGACCCCTTTTCCGGAAGAACAGTAATGCAATGGGTGCCGGTCAATATTGACGAAGACACGCTGACAAAAGTCGCCAATGTCACGGGCGGACAATACTTCCGTGCGACGGATACGGATTCGCTGCAGAAGGTCTATACGGAGATCGACCAAATGGAAAAGACGGCCGTCGAAGCCAGACACTATGTGGACTACCGCGAACTGGCGGTCCAGTCCTGGTTTGTTTCGGGAATGAAGCTTCCGGCGGTGTTGATGATGGCATTTGTACTACTGGCCGCTCGGCTGGTGCTGCAGCAAACCTGGCTGCGGGAATTGACATAG
- a CDS encoding VWA domain-containing protein has product MDIRIGNPQGLWLLAVVAAGIFLTVFALLRRHRAERRFASSGMRRELLPPNVVSRHVISAVLVSGSLSLLSIAVMDIRWGQTWTDVPQKGIEVMFVLDVSRSMLAEDVAPNRLGRAKQQILDMLDEMAGDRVGLVVFAGETRQAVPLTSHYEDFKQTLDSVGPQTVRRGGSRLGDAIQAAAGGFLSKTNDHKAIVIFTDGEDQESQPLEVARQVHSDLGIRIFTVGLGDMQHGARIPETTDGRGGYVQYEGQQVWSKMNGSILSQIATETDGAWIPAGTRRVNMADVYHGYVASVEQTAFETARINSYIPRFQWFAVPAIALLLIEVWVSTRPAGITGRRGSHRMSPSRGRQTSTESAASERAAQVA; this is encoded by the coding sequence ATGGATATCCGAATTGGCAATCCGCAGGGACTCTGGCTGCTGGCGGTCGTCGCGGCGGGAATTTTCCTGACGGTGTTCGCGCTGCTGCGTCGACATCGTGCGGAGCGACGGTTCGCATCCTCCGGCATGCGCAGGGAGCTGCTTCCGCCGAATGTGGTGTCGCGGCACGTGATTTCAGCAGTTCTGGTGTCCGGAAGTTTGTCGCTGTTGAGCATCGCGGTGATGGATATTCGCTGGGGACAGACATGGACCGACGTGCCTCAGAAAGGCATCGAAGTCATGTTTGTGCTGGATGTGTCACGCAGCATGCTGGCCGAAGACGTCGCGCCGAATCGCCTTGGTCGGGCGAAGCAGCAGATCCTGGACATGCTGGACGAAATGGCAGGGGACCGAGTGGGACTTGTCGTGTTTGCCGGGGAAACTCGGCAGGCCGTTCCGTTGACGAGTCACTACGAAGACTTCAAACAGACACTGGATTCCGTCGGTCCTCAAACGGTTCGTCGCGGTGGTTCGCGGCTGGGCGATGCCATACAGGCTGCTGCCGGCGGGTTTCTCAGCAAGACGAACGATCACAAGGCGATCGTCATTTTCACCGACGGTGAAGATCAGGAGAGCCAGCCGCTGGAAGTCGCCAGGCAGGTTCACAGCGACCTGGGAATCCGGATCTTCACGGTCGGGCTGGGCGACATGCAGCATGGAGCGCGAATCCCTGAAACGACTGACGGACGCGGCGGATATGTCCAGTACGAAGGGCAACAGGTATGGTCAAAAATGAACGGCAGTATTCTGAGTCAGATTGCGACGGAAACGGATGGTGCCTGGATTCCTGCGGGAACCCGGCGAGTCAACATGGCGGACGTGTATCATGGATATGTGGCAAGCGTGGAACAGACCGCGTTCGAAACTGCCCGAATCAATTCCTATATCCCGAGGTTCCAGTGGTTTGCTGTGCCGGCAATTGCTCTGTTGTTGATTGAAGTCTGGGTTTCGACGCGTCCGGCCGGGATCACGGGGCGGCGTGGAAGCCACCGGATGTCACCATCCCGTGGCCGGCAGACGTCAACGGAGTCAGCGGCTTCAGAGAGAGCGGCACAGGTTGCGTAG
- a CDS encoding BatD family protein, with protein MLKQIRIMLSGIIHVVLLLCGMATVAAAGDVEARLSAREAFVGMPVVLQLSINNAADYEQPAMPGIDGCDIRSAGNPSQSSRVTVINGRRSESRSVTMQYLITPRREGTFEIPSISVKVDGRDMQTAPLRFVATKSETGDLLFVEVDGGGEKVFVGEPLELTLKIWLKPYRDAEHNVTLSEGSMWQMISDQTLWGSFAERLTELSENNQRPAGQEVLRDDAQGNPRSYYLYEITATIYPKRPGRIDADDVQIVVNYPTALGRSRDPFAGFFDDSAFGRRSPLSQMLSDDLFGSRLGSRLTVTSARPIVGEATVDATEVVPVPTEGRPPDYRGAVGRYGILTQATPTSVSAGDAITLNIGITGTGPMELVQAPPLSELPALTADFKVADQSLAGFVQDNTKLFSTTIRPLREGITQIPAIPFSYFDPDTGTYETAMSDPIAITVTKSETLSLDAIVGVRAGHAENGDDTSAAGASPKPDFTNDNSERALLMQTSAGHGIWWWYFVIIPPGIWLSVLLARSARRFDGLLPELLSPRKRCLKDLAGARQPSAITQALVRYIILAAANADTFRTSSCREPEYLNLTRSGYNRRIRQSCSTADSAVGVLRTTGLASVANSVEEFFERCERLRFTEDDSSALDEFRRSARELVDQIENAVHDAGRTRVRGSTRRAGDPGRGIRRLGRTGQQTTGILLAVLVSLAGTNAFAVDTAHDGRVTLTKPQQQAVLKEAGELYSNAVEIGDANSLDARDLFAKAAAKYQLLLDTGIRNSVLYRNLGNAYLQSGEPGRAIASYERAAVLDSSDSQLMQNLKFARSLVSDVTRDKSPADSGNDGGMISLRSIADGARAENSELISVVGLNVVLWLVVLSSVAFWGIQVARAAGIRRVSFRFAVLPLVLLAVSLTSAILATTSSAARGDGIVVVNTLTLRAGDGSNFDSLQSLENAVGSRVTILAGRGPWLRVQTRDGQTGWVPANHVEPIFPTNNG; from the coding sequence ATGTTGAAGCAAATACGAATTATGCTCAGCGGCATCATTCACGTCGTGCTGCTGCTGTGCGGCATGGCGACGGTCGCGGCGGCGGGGGACGTGGAAGCTCGCCTTTCCGCTCGGGAAGCGTTTGTCGGCATGCCCGTTGTTCTGCAGTTGTCAATCAACAATGCCGCCGATTATGAGCAGCCTGCAATGCCCGGCATTGATGGCTGCGACATCCGGTCGGCGGGAAACCCGTCGCAGAGCTCACGGGTCACGGTCATCAACGGTCGGCGCAGTGAAAGTCGCAGCGTGACAATGCAGTATCTGATCACACCTCGGCGGGAAGGTACGTTTGAGATCCCGTCCATCAGCGTCAAAGTCGACGGTCGCGACATGCAGACGGCGCCGCTGAGGTTTGTCGCAACGAAAAGTGAAACCGGCGACCTGCTGTTCGTCGAAGTTGACGGAGGCGGAGAAAAGGTATTCGTCGGAGAACCGCTGGAACTGACTCTGAAGATCTGGCTGAAACCGTATCGCGACGCCGAACACAACGTCACGCTTTCGGAAGGCAGCATGTGGCAGATGATTTCTGACCAGACCTTGTGGGGAAGTTTTGCGGAACGGCTGACGGAACTTTCCGAAAACAACCAGCGTCCCGCGGGGCAGGAAGTGTTGCGGGACGACGCACAGGGCAATCCGCGCAGTTATTATCTGTACGAGATCACGGCGACCATTTATCCGAAGCGTCCCGGCCGGATCGATGCCGATGACGTGCAGATCGTGGTCAACTATCCGACGGCGCTGGGCCGATCACGCGATCCGTTTGCCGGATTCTTCGATGACAGCGCGTTTGGCCGACGTTCACCGCTGTCGCAGATGCTAAGCGACGATCTGTTTGGTTCGAGGCTGGGAAGTCGGTTGACTGTCACATCAGCGCGGCCGATCGTTGGTGAAGCCACCGTGGATGCGACGGAAGTCGTGCCCGTGCCGACCGAAGGACGTCCGCCGGACTACCGCGGCGCCGTGGGTCGCTATGGAATTCTGACGCAGGCGACGCCGACGTCCGTCAGCGCGGGAGACGCGATTACGCTGAACATCGGCATCACCGGAACCGGACCGATGGAACTCGTGCAGGCTCCTCCGCTGTCGGAACTGCCGGCGCTGACTGCTGATTTCAAAGTTGCCGACCAGTCGCTGGCGGGATTCGTCCAGGACAACACGAAGCTGTTCTCCACCACGATTCGGCCGCTCCGCGAAGGGATCACTCAGATTCCCGCCATTCCGTTCAGCTACTTCGATCCTGATACCGGCACGTACGAAACGGCGATGAGTGATCCGATTGCGATCACCGTCACGAAATCGGAAACGCTGTCGCTGGACGCCATCGTCGGTGTTCGTGCGGGTCATGCTGAGAACGGCGACGACACATCCGCTGCAGGTGCCAGCCCAAAACCCGACTTCACCAACGACAATTCCGAACGTGCGCTGCTGATGCAGACTTCGGCCGGACACGGCATCTGGTGGTGGTATTTCGTGATCATTCCGCCGGGCATCTGGCTTTCGGTCCTGCTGGCCCGCAGCGCCCGCCGGTTCGACGGGCTGCTGCCTGAGCTGTTGTCACCTCGGAAACGCTGCCTGAAGGACCTGGCCGGCGCCCGGCAGCCGTCAGCGATCACGCAGGCACTGGTGAGGTATATTATACTGGCCGCGGCGAACGCTGATACTTTTCGCACTTCTTCATGCCGCGAGCCAGAATACCTCAATTTGACCCGCTCGGGGTATAATCGTCGGATCAGGCAAAGCTGCTCTACCGCCGACAGCGCGGTTGGAGTGCTGAGGACAACCGGGCTGGCTTCCGTTGCGAATTCCGTGGAAGAATTCTTCGAACGCTGCGAAAGGCTGCGCTTCACGGAAGATGATTCCTCGGCGCTGGACGAATTTCGGCGGTCGGCCCGTGAACTTGTCGACCAAATTGAGAACGCGGTTCATGACGCGGGACGAACGCGAGTACGTGGTTCGACACGGCGTGCTGGCGATCCGGGCCGCGGAATTCGGCGACTCGGCCGTACAGGACAGCAAACCACCGGAATCCTGCTGGCGGTACTGGTTTCGCTTGCGGGAACGAACGCTTTCGCTGTGGACACTGCCCATGACGGCCGTGTGACGCTGACGAAACCGCAGCAACAGGCGGTATTAAAGGAAGCGGGAGAGCTGTATTCGAACGCCGTGGAAATCGGCGACGCCAACTCGCTCGACGCGCGGGACCTGTTTGCGAAAGCGGCGGCGAAATACCAACTGCTGCTCGACACCGGAATTCGCAACAGCGTGCTGTACCGGAACCTCGGCAACGCGTACCTGCAGAGTGGCGAACCGGGGCGAGCGATCGCCAGCTACGAACGCGCCGCGGTGCTGGATTCGTCCGATTCTCAATTGATGCAGAATCTGAAGTTCGCACGGTCGCTGGTGAGCGATGTGACGAGGGACAAATCTCCCGCAGACTCCGGCAATGACGGAGGGATGATTTCGTTGCGGTCGATCGCGGACGGTGCCAGAGCCGAGAATTCGGAACTCATCAGCGTGGTTGGATTGAACGTGGTGCTCTGGCTGGTGGTGCTGTCGTCGGTTGCCTTCTGGGGCATCCAGGTCGCTCGCGCGGCGGGAATTCGGCGGGTTTCATTTCGGTTCGCAGTGTTGCCGCTGGTGTTGCTGGCTGTCTCGCTGACGTCAGCCATTCTGGCGACGACGTCGTCCGCCGCGCGGGGTGACGGGATCGTTGTCGTCAACACCCTGACACTGCGTGCCGGTGACGGTTCGAATTTCGATTCGCTGCAGTCACTTGAGAACGCCGTGGGCAGCCGAGTGACGATTCTTGCGGGTCGAGGACCATGGCTTCGCGTGCAGACTCGCGACGGTCAGACCGGATGGGTCCCCGCGAATCATGTTGAGCCCATTTTTCCGACCAACAATGGATAG